A genome region from Pan paniscus chromosome 17, NHGRI_mPanPan1-v2.0_pri, whole genome shotgun sequence includes the following:
- the LOC106634016 gene encoding large ribosomal subunit protein eL42-like, giving the protein MVNVPKTHRTFCKKCGKHQPHKVTQYKTGKDSLYAQGKWGYDRKQSGYGGQTKPIFRKKAKTTKNTVLRLECVEPNCRSKRMLAIKRCKHF; this is encoded by the coding sequence ATGGTTAACGTCCCTAAAACCCACCGGACTTTCTGTAAGAAGTGTGGCAAGCACCAACCCCACAAAGTGACACAGTACAAGACGGGCAAGGATTCTCTGTATGCCCAGGGAAAGTGGGGTTATGACAGGAAGCAGAGTGGCTACGGTGGGCAGACTAAGCCGATTTTCCGGAAAAAGGCTAAAACTACAAAGAATACTGTGCTAAGGCTTGAGTGCGTTGAGCCCAACTGCAGATCCAAGAGAATGCTGGCTATCAAAAGATGCAAGCATTTTTAA